One stretch of Aquipuribacter hungaricus DNA includes these proteins:
- a CDS encoding DUF2306 domain-containing protein, with translation MTAPLALLVAHASTAVLCLGLGAYALLRRRKGDTVHRLVGWSWVAGMTFVATSSFAIRDLRDGRFSVLHVLSLVTLTALVLGVRAARRHDLRAHRGNMIGSYSGLAGAFVGAVAVPDRLVPSFVVTQPAGAAAALAALALVWLVVVGGAHLWVRGDRARAVRRRPARRAGAAQPVGSPVP, from the coding sequence ATGACCGCCCCGCTGGCCCTCCTCGTCGCCCACGCGAGCACCGCCGTCCTCTGCCTCGGTCTGGGTGCCTACGCGCTGCTCCGCCGCCGCAAGGGCGACACCGTCCACCGCCTCGTCGGGTGGTCGTGGGTGGCGGGCATGACCTTCGTCGCCACGTCGTCGTTCGCGATCCGCGACCTGCGTGACGGTCGCTTCAGCGTCCTGCACGTCCTGTCGCTCGTGACGCTGACAGCCCTGGTCCTCGGGGTCCGCGCCGCGAGGCGGCACGACCTCAGGGCCCACCGCGGCAACATGATCGGCAGCTACAGCGGCCTGGCCGGCGCGTTCGTCGGCGCGGTGGCGGTCCCGGACCGGCTGGTCCCGAGCTTCGTCGTCACGCAGCCGGCCGGTGCGGCGGCGGCCCTGGCGGCGCTCGCGCTGGTCTGGCTCGTCGTGGTCGGCGGGGCGCACCTGTGGGTGCGCGGCGACCGCGCCCGGGCGGTCCGCCGTCGCCCCGCCCGGCGTGCGGGTGCGGCTCAGCCGGTGGGCTCGCCCGTCCCCTGA
- a CDS encoding MarR family winged helix-turn-helix transcriptional regulator: protein MPDRSLAFDLHALTARLDRAADRMLQASAGLSYRRFLALVLVGEGAPTQKALAERLGVTEPSTSRMVGVLHEAGLLDVSPDPAGGNRRRLSLTPAGKEQVEACATLLEGGLVGLVSASGVDYERYAQDTRDLVRTFDSAPSPDPEVLP from the coding sequence GTGCCGGACCGCTCGCTCGCCTTCGACCTCCACGCGCTCACCGCTCGCCTGGACCGCGCGGCCGACCGGATGCTGCAGGCCAGCGCCGGGCTGTCCTACCGCCGCTTCCTCGCGCTCGTCCTCGTCGGCGAGGGCGCCCCGACGCAGAAGGCCCTCGCCGAGCGGCTCGGGGTCACCGAGCCCTCGACCAGCCGGATGGTCGGCGTGCTCCACGAGGCGGGGCTGCTCGACGTCTCGCCCGACCCGGCCGGCGGCAACCGGCGCCGGCTCTCGCTCACGCCCGCGGGCAAGGAGCAGGTCGAGGCCTGCGCCACCCTGCTCGAGGGCGGCCTCGTGGGCCTGGTCAGCGCCAGCGGCGTGGACTACGAGCGCTACGCCCAGGACACCCGGGACCTGGTCCGCACCTTCGACAGCGCGCCGTCCCCCGACCCGGAGGTCCTCCCATGA
- a CDS encoding dienelactone hydrolase family protein: MTHVLLFHHALGLTPGLHEIADVLRGDGHEVTLPDLFEGRTFATVEEGVAHASEVGFGVLTERGVAAADALPADLVYAGVSLGVMPAQMLAQTRPGARAAVLLEAAVPTGEFGSWPAGVPVQVHGMDGDEFFAGEDLPAARALVEEASATARAELFLYPGDGHLFVDPSSPTHDAAASGQVLDRVRAMLREVG, translated from the coding sequence ATGACCCACGTCCTGCTCTTCCACCACGCTCTCGGGCTCACCCCGGGACTGCACGAGATCGCCGACGTCCTGCGGGGGGACGGCCACGAGGTCACGCTGCCCGACCTCTTCGAGGGCCGGACCTTCGCCACCGTCGAGGAGGGGGTGGCGCACGCGTCCGAGGTCGGCTTCGGCGTCCTCACCGAGCGCGGTGTGGCAGCAGCCGACGCCCTGCCCGCCGACCTCGTCTACGCCGGCGTCTCGCTCGGGGTGATGCCCGCGCAGATGCTGGCGCAGACCCGGCCGGGTGCCCGCGCCGCGGTGCTGCTCGAGGCGGCCGTCCCGACGGGCGAGTTCGGCAGCTGGCCGGCGGGGGTGCCGGTGCAGGTGCACGGCATGGACGGCGACGAGTTCTTCGCCGGGGAGGACCTGCCCGCCGCGCGGGCGCTGGTGGAGGAGGCCTCGGCGACCGCGCGGGCCGAGCTGTTCCTCTACCCGGGCGACGGTCACCTCTTCGTCGACCCGTCGTCGCCGACGCATGACGCCGCGGCGAGCGGGCAGGTGCTGGACCGGGTGCGGGCGATGCTGCGGGAGGTGGGCTGA
- a CDS encoding metal-dependent hydrolase family protein — translation MTRTLFTGGRVVDGTGAPAAAADVVIEDGRVVEVGPGLDGDVEVDCAGATVLPGFVDCHVHVMVTSVDSLRMAYTPFGYSFYEAAQNLRATIGAGITTVRDAGGADLGVKKAVDDGLVAGPRMQISVAPLSITGGHGDDWLPSGTHLEFFVPHPGRPSGLCDGPDEVRRTVRQMLRAGADVIKVHTTGGVLSPTDDPRHAHFSPAELDVMVAEAAAQGASVMAHAQGAPGIKNAVRAGIRSIEHGIYLDDEAIELMLEHGTWLVPTLSAPLAVIRAADAGASIPPSSVAKARGVVQTHRESFARAVEAGVKVAMGTDAAVSPHGTNLEELPLMAAGGMTPDQVLAATTSSAAALLGMQDEIGRLAPGMRADVVVVEGDARELEGLRERVREVWKDGVRVVG, via the coding sequence ATGACGCGCACCCTGTTCACCGGCGGCCGGGTGGTCGACGGCACCGGCGCCCCCGCGGCCGCGGCCGACGTCGTCATCGAGGACGGTCGGGTCGTCGAGGTGGGCCCCGGGCTGGACGGCGACGTCGAGGTGGACTGTGCCGGCGCGACGGTCCTGCCGGGGTTCGTCGACTGCCACGTGCACGTCATGGTCACGAGCGTCGACTCGCTGCGGATGGCGTACACCCCGTTCGGCTACTCCTTCTACGAGGCGGCGCAGAACCTCCGGGCGACGATCGGTGCGGGCATCACGACCGTCCGCGACGCGGGCGGGGCGGACCTCGGCGTGAAGAAGGCTGTCGACGACGGCCTGGTGGCCGGGCCGCGGATGCAGATCTCGGTGGCGCCGCTGAGCATCACGGGCGGCCACGGCGACGACTGGCTGCCGTCCGGGACGCACCTGGAGTTCTTCGTGCCCCACCCGGGCCGGCCGTCCGGGCTGTGCGACGGCCCCGACGAGGTCCGCCGGACCGTCCGGCAGATGCTGCGCGCCGGCGCCGACGTCATCAAGGTGCACACCACCGGCGGCGTGCTGTCGCCGACGGACGACCCCCGGCACGCCCACTTCTCCCCCGCCGAGCTGGACGTCATGGTCGCCGAGGCCGCCGCGCAGGGCGCGTCGGTCATGGCGCACGCCCAGGGGGCGCCCGGCATCAAGAACGCTGTCCGGGCGGGCATCCGGTCGATCGAGCACGGCATCTACCTGGACGACGAGGCCATCGAGCTCATGCTCGAGCACGGCACCTGGCTGGTACCGACGCTGTCGGCGCCGCTGGCCGTCATCCGCGCCGCCGACGCCGGGGCGTCCATCCCGCCGTCGAGCGTGGCCAAGGCGCGCGGCGTCGTGCAGACCCACCGCGAGTCCTTCGCCCGTGCCGTCGAGGCCGGGGTCAAGGTCGCCATGGGCACGGACGCCGCGGTGTCCCCGCACGGCACCAACCTCGAAGAGCTGCCCCTCATGGCCGCCGGCGGCATGACGCCGGACCAGGTGCTCGCCGCGACCACGTCGAGCGCGGCCGCGCTGCTGGGGATGCAGGACGAGATCGGGCGGCTGGCCCCCGGCATGCGCGCCGACGTCGTCGTGGTCGAGGGCGACGCCCGCGAGCTCGAGGGGCTGCGCGAGCGGGTCCGCGAGGTATGGAAGGACGGCGTCCGCGTCGTCGGGTAG
- a CDS encoding helix-turn-helix transcriptional regulator encodes MRPVDADAVQQRRLRDIAVMRRVRDRIDRDHAQPLDVPALAAEVHLSVGHLSREFRRVYGESPYSYLMTRRIERAMTLLRRGDLSVTDVCFAVGCSSLGTFSTRFTELVGVPPSVYRRRHAADAAGIPPCLAKQVTRPVRNREARAR; translated from the coding sequence ATGAGACCCGTGGACGCCGACGCGGTGCAGCAGCGACGGCTGCGCGACATCGCCGTCATGCGCCGCGTCCGGGACCGGATCGACCGCGACCACGCCCAGCCGCTCGACGTCCCCGCGCTCGCCGCCGAGGTGCACCTGTCCGTCGGCCACCTGAGCCGCGAGTTCCGGCGGGTGTACGGCGAGTCGCCCTACTCCTACCTCATGACCCGGCGCATCGAGCGGGCCATGACGCTGCTGCGGCGCGGGGACCTGAGCGTCACCGACGTCTGCTTCGCCGTCGGGTGCTCGTCGCTGGGGACGTTCAGCACGCGGTTCACCGAGCTGGTCGGGGTGCCGCCCAGCGTCTACCGCCGCCGCCACGCCGCGGACGCCGCCGGTATCCCGCCGTGCCTGGCCAAGCAGGTCACCCGACCGGTCAGGAATCGAGAAGCACGGGCCCGGTGA
- a CDS encoding VOC family protein has translation MDITIHHAFVPHTDGEAALGFYRDLLGMEVLNDVGYQDMRWITVAPPGSTTSVVLHPPAIDPGLTDEERRVILDVVAKGAHAAVTLATDDLDGLFERLVAAGADVVQEPTDQDYGVRDCAFRDPTGNLVRVNQRA, from the coding sequence ATGGACATCACCATCCACCACGCGTTCGTCCCCCACACCGACGGCGAGGCCGCGCTCGGCTTCTACCGCGACCTGCTCGGGATGGAGGTGCTGAACGACGTCGGCTACCAGGACATGCGCTGGATCACCGTGGCGCCGCCCGGGTCGACGACGTCCGTCGTGCTCCACCCGCCTGCGATCGACCCCGGGCTCACCGACGAGGAGCGCCGCGTCATCCTCGACGTCGTCGCCAAGGGCGCGCACGCCGCGGTGACCCTGGCGACCGACGACCTCGACGGGCTGTTCGAGCGGCTGGTCGCGGCCGGCGCCGACGTCGTGCAGGAGCCCACCGACCAGGACTACGGCGTGCGCGACTGCGCGTTCCGCGACCCGACCGGCAACCTCGTCCGGGTCAACCAGCGGGCCTGA
- a CDS encoding NAD-dependent epimerase/dehydratase family protein yields the protein MPDTPAVVVVTGANGLVGERTCHALVERGAQVRAVVRRAGTAPAADGVTEHVGDFADEGFAATVVDGATAVVTTVHPMGSDLQVQHEVAVVGTPVLARAARDAGVDRFVHVSTAAVYDRSPGVGDVSDDSPLVGDDGGDYPVTKRDTDAALAEVGGLTLVLVRPPAIVGAGPTSVWNTLRPARAAESDRDRSTSPEKSWSWVHVDDLAAFLADVATGAVASSDDPDAGPVQGGTTAVVVAGEHATWRDYLGTVCEALGVEPRWTDEAEWTGRLVPARARSWGWAPTVDLPAALAEIRTGLQR from the coding sequence ATGCCTGACACTCCTGCCGTCGTCGTGGTCACCGGGGCGAACGGCCTGGTGGGCGAGCGGACCTGCCACGCCCTCGTCGAGCGCGGTGCGCAGGTGCGCGCCGTCGTCCGCCGCGCCGGCACCGCCCCCGCCGCCGACGGGGTGACCGAGCACGTCGGTGACTTCGCCGACGAGGGGTTCGCCGCCACCGTGGTCGACGGCGCGACGGCCGTCGTCACCACGGTGCACCCGATGGGCTCGGACCTGCAGGTGCAGCACGAGGTCGCCGTCGTCGGCACCCCCGTGCTCGCGCGCGCCGCCCGCGACGCCGGCGTCGACCGGTTCGTCCACGTGTCGACCGCCGCGGTGTACGACCGCTCCCCCGGCGTCGGCGACGTCAGCGACGACAGCCCCCTCGTGGGCGACGACGGCGGGGACTACCCCGTCACCAAGCGCGACACCGACGCCGCTCTCGCGGAGGTCGGCGGGCTCACGCTCGTCCTGGTACGGCCGCCCGCCATCGTCGGCGCCGGCCCGACGTCGGTGTGGAACACCCTCCGCCCGGCCCGCGCCGCCGAGAGCGACCGCGACCGCAGCACCAGCCCCGAGAAGTCGTGGTCGTGGGTGCACGTGGACGACCTCGCCGCGTTCCTCGCCGACGTCGCCACCGGTGCGGTCGCCTCCTCCGACGACCCGGACGCCGGCCCGGTCCAGGGCGGGACGACGGCCGTCGTCGTCGCCGGCGAGCACGCCACCTGGCGGGACTACCTGGGCACGGTGTGCGAGGCGCTCGGCGTCGAGCCGCGGTGGACCGACGAGGCCGAGTGGACCGGCCGGCTCGTGCCCGCACGGGCACGGTCGTGGGGCTGGGCCCCGACGGTCGACCTGCCTGCCGCGCTGGCGGAGATCCGCACCGGCCTGCAGCGCTGA